Below is a window of Myxococcus guangdongensis DNA.
GAGCCCGCTGCCACAGCCGACCAGCAGCGTCGTCAGGGCCAGCGCGAGCGGCAGCCAGCTGCCTTGCGTCGTGCGCATGGAAGTGCCCCTCGTGCTTCCGTCAGGGAGTGGGCTGCGCCGTGCGGCGCGTGAGGCGACACGACGGCTGTCCGCCAATCCATCGCTGGACCTTCAGCTCCAGCAGGTAGCGCCCCGGGCGCGTCATGGCCAACAGCGCCATCCGGTCGCACCGCGAGCCATGCTGGCTGGCGTCGTAGTACGCGGGGGAGGAGTAGAACTCGAACTCGAAGGTCCGGGGCGTGCTCTCGCCCTGGAGCACGCCCCGTATCTCGATGGTGTTGACCTCCGTGACGGCGTAGCTGTCCACCGTCTCGAAGACGTAGGGGACCTCCACCTGGGGCGTCTCGCTCCACGCCAGCGTCGAGGGCAGCAGCGCGGCCGCGGTCGACAGCACGAGGTTTCGGAGGACTCGACTCGGGGACATGTGGGGCAACCTGGGACGGGGGTGGGCAGGGCACACGAAGCCCCGCCGCATATACACCCCGGGGGGATTTTCCTGGCCTTTCCCCGGGATTTCCGGCCGGTCATCCAGGCGACCGGAGGCCCACGCCGCGCCTTGTCATACGCGGGCGCCTGCAATACGCCTGAGGCCATGTCCGACGCCGCGCTCCCCACCGACTTCCTCTCCGCCCTCGCCGAGGGCTTCCCCTCGGACTTCCTCACCCGGGAGCCCGAGGAGCTGAAGGAGTACGGCCGCGACTGGACGCGCGTGTACACCCCGGCCCCCAGCGCGGTGGCGCTGCCCCGCACCACGGACGAGGTGGCCCGGCTGCTCGCCCTCTGCCACCGGTACGGCGTGGCGGTGGTGCCCTCCGGCGGGCGCACGGGCCTGGCCGGCGGCGCGGTGGCGGCGAAGGGCGAGGTGGTGCTGTCGCTGCAGCGCATGGCGCGCCTGGGGCCGGTGGACCTGCTCGGCAACACGGTGCGCGTGCAGGCGGGCGCGGTGACGGAGGCGGTGCACCGCCACTGCGCCGAGCACGGCCTGACGTGGCCGGTGGACTTCGCCTCCAAGGGCTCGAGCACCGTGGGCGGCAACATCGCCACCAACGCGGGCGGGGTGAAGGTCATCCGCTACGGCCTCACCCGCAACTGGGTGCTGGGCCTGCAAGTCGTCACGGCGGAGGGCCGCGTGCTGGAGCTCAACGGCGCGCTGGAGAAGAACAACACGGGCCTGGATTTGCGCCAGCTCTTCATCGGCAGCGAGGGCACGCTGGGCGTCATCACCGAGGCCACGCTCAAGCTGACGCAGGTGCCCGGCAAGCAGGACGTCTTCCTCTTCGCCGTGCCGGACGTGGCCGCGGTGCTGCGGCTGTTCCGCGACGCGCGCGAGCAGACGGCCTTCGTCATCTCCGCCTACGAGTTCTTCACGGACCGCTGCCTCGCCCGCGTGCGGCGCCACCGCAAGCTGCGCTCACCGTTCGAGGCGGACAGCGGCTGCTACGTGCTGCTGGAGGCCGAGTCGCGTGACGCCTCCGCGGTGGAGGCGTGGCTGGGCTCGCTGTTCGAGCGGGGGCTGGTGACCGACGGCACCCAGGCGCAAGGCGCGGCGCAGGCCCAGGAGCTGTGGGCGCTGCGCGAGGGCATCAGCGAGAGCCTGTCCGCCACGGGGCTGCCCCACAAGAACGACATCTCGCTGCCGGTGGCCGGCCTGGAGGCCTTCTGCGCGGAGCTGGAGGCCGTGTTCCAGTCGCGCTACCCGGGGTGGGAGATCTGCCTCTTCGGCCACATCGGCGACGGCAACCTGCACGTCAACGTGATGAAGCCGGACGCCATGGACAAGGCGGAGTTCCTCGCCCACACGAAGCAGGCGGACCCCACGATGTTCGAGCTGGTGCGCAAGCACGCGGGCAGCATCTCCGCGGAGCACGGCATCGGCCTGTTGAAGAAGGACTACCTGGGCTACTCGCGCTCGGAGGAGGAGCTCTCGCTGCTGCGCGCGCTCAAGCGGACCCTGGACCCCCGGGGACTGCTCAACCCGGGGAAGGTGCTGGACGCCTGAGCGGCGCGGCGCGCCTCAGGAGACGATGCGCGTCTTGATGTCGGTGGTGAGGCCCGCGATGGCGTCACACACCGGGCGCGACACGTCCTGGTCCAGGTCCATCACCAGGTAGCCGATGTTGGCGTCCGTGCTGAGGACCTGGGCGTGGATGTTGGCGTTCAAGTCCGAGACGATGCGGTTGATGTCGCGCAGCACGCCCGGGATGTTGCGGTGCACGTTGAGGATGCGGTGCGTGCCGGGGATGAGCGGCGCCTCCACCATGGGGAAGTTCACCGCGCCCGTCGTCGCACCCGTGCGGAAGAACTTGGAGAGGCTCACGGCCACCTCCTTGCCGATGGACGCCTGCGCCTCCTCGGTGGAGCCGCCGATGTGCGGCGTGAGCACCACGTTGGGCAGGTTCTGCAGCTCCGTCACGAAGCCGTCCGAGTTGCCCTCCGGCTCCTCGGGATACACGTCCACCGCGGCGCCGCCCAGGTGCTTGGACTTGAGCGCTGACGCCAGCGCGGCGATGTCCACCACCGTGCCCCGGCTGGCGTTGATGAGGCACGCGCCTCGCTTCATCTTCGCGAACTGCTCGGCGCCCATCATCATGTGCGTGGACGTCAGCGCCGGCACGTGCAGCGTGACGAAGTCCGACTCGGCCAGCAGCTCGTCCAGCGTCGCCACCGAGCGCGAGTTGCCCAAGGGCAGCTTCGTCATCACGTCGAAGTACATCACCCGCATGCCCAGGGACTCGGCGAGCACGCCCAGCTGCGAGCCGATGTGGCCATAGCCGATGATGCCCAGCGTCTTGCCGCGCACCTCGTGGCTGCCGGTGGCCACCTTGCGCCACTGGCCGGTGTGCACCTCGCGGCTGCGGTCGAACAGCTGGCGCGTGAGGACGATGATCTCCGCGATGACCATCTCCGCCACGCTGCGCGTGTTGCTGAAGGGCGCGTTGAAGACGGGGATGCCGTGCGTGTTGGCGGACGTCAGGTCCACTTGATTGGTGCCGATGCAGAAGGCGCCGATGGCGAGCAGCTCCTCCGCGTGCACCAGCGCCTCCGGGGGCACTGTCGTCTTGCTGCGGATGCCGAGCAGGTGCACGCCCCGGAGCCGCTCCGCCAGCTCCGGCGGCTTGAGCGCGGAGCTGACGCGCTCCACCTGGAAGCCCTCGGCGGCGAGCAGCTCCTCGGCGGACGGGTGGATGTTCTCCAGCAGCAGGGCGCGGAACGGACCCTCGTTGAGAATCGGGCGCGTCGGGGACGGCGGGAACCGGGCAGTGCTCATGTCGCCGTGCGTTATTCCCGGGCCTCCGGAGTGTCAAGCGCGGGGTGAGCAGGCGGGACGGCCCGGTGTCTCGGGCTGGCCGGCCGCTGGCCCGCCGTGCATGGAGGGAGTGGCCCCGAAGACAGAAGCGGGCGGCCCGTCATCCACGGACCGCCCGCCTCGGTGAGTCAGGTGCCTTGCGTCAGCGGGGACTACCGGAGCGTCCAGGCCACCGTGCCGGAGCAGGTGGAGGCGCCGTAGCAGCCGGCGCGAATCTGGTACGTCCCACCCGCGCCCGTGGGCACGGTGTAGGTGGCGTGGGACAGCGAGCCGCAGGCGTCGTCGTTGCTGGTCACCTGCTGACCCGCGCTGTTGTACAGACGCAGCAGGGTGTCGCCGGTGCCGGTGGCGCCCGACAC
It encodes the following:
- a CDS encoding FAD-binding oxidoreductase, with translation MSDAALPTDFLSALAEGFPSDFLTREPEELKEYGRDWTRVYTPAPSAVALPRTTDEVARLLALCHRYGVAVVPSGGRTGLAGGAVAAKGEVVLSLQRMARLGPVDLLGNTVRVQAGAVTEAVHRHCAEHGLTWPVDFASKGSSTVGGNIATNAGGVKVIRYGLTRNWVLGLQVVTAEGRVLELNGALEKNNTGLDLRQLFIGSEGTLGVITEATLKLTQVPGKQDVFLFAVPDVAAVLRLFRDAREQTAFVISAYEFFTDRCLARVRRHRKLRSPFEADSGCYVLLEAESRDASAVEAWLGSLFERGLVTDGTQAQGAAQAQELWALREGISESLSATGLPHKNDISLPVAGLEAFCAELEAVFQSRYPGWEICLFGHIGDGNLHVNVMKPDAMDKAEFLAHTKQADPTMFELVRKHAGSISAEHGIGLLKKDYLGYSRSEEELSLLRALKRTLDPRGLLNPGKVLDA
- the serA gene encoding phosphoglycerate dehydrogenase, with translation MSTARFPPSPTRPILNEGPFRALLLENIHPSAEELLAAEGFQVERVSSALKPPELAERLRGVHLLGIRSKTTVPPEALVHAEELLAIGAFCIGTNQVDLTSANTHGIPVFNAPFSNTRSVAEMVIAEIIVLTRQLFDRSREVHTGQWRKVATGSHEVRGKTLGIIGYGHIGSQLGVLAESLGMRVMYFDVMTKLPLGNSRSVATLDELLAESDFVTLHVPALTSTHMMMGAEQFAKMKRGACLINASRGTVVDIAALASALKSKHLGGAAVDVYPEEPEGNSDGFVTELQNLPNVVLTPHIGGSTEEAQASIGKEVAVSLSKFFRTGATTGAVNFPMVEAPLIPGTHRILNVHRNIPGVLRDINRIVSDLNANIHAQVLSTDANIGYLVMDLDQDVSRPVCDAIAGLTTDIKTRIVS